The following proteins are co-located in the Solea senegalensis isolate Sse05_10M linkage group LG12, IFAPA_SoseM_1, whole genome shotgun sequence genome:
- the trappc11 gene encoding trafficking protein particle complex subunit 11: protein MMAGSQWELPPELCCRPMAFVALTGLDVVFNAVHRAIWDAFCANRRADRVPISFKVLPGDHEYPKCRTKRTSYEWYIPKGILKTGWMNKHLNLVPALVVLFYELDWDDPQWKEKQSECATKVEIVRTSLQGRNTKVAVVLIQKKTPLPPGEDLVASERAAALCNACDLSGKSLFVLPHTDHLVGYIIRLENAFYEHAQTYYYTEIRRVKSHKEFLNKTTHQLLFVRHQFKIAFFSELKQDTQNALKYYRTAYSLVHELRAHETNMLEIKTMAGFINYKICRLCFQHNTPLDAIAQFRKHIDLCKKKIGSAELAFEHTAWMSKQFQSFGELFDEAIKLGLTAIQTQNPGFYYQQAACYSQERKQLAQQLCQAGVSYPSPDPLDTQSGGLDFYGQRPWRQGHQSIDPPDAEKEKTGILALQIKESDVPHSEVIIALLSNAVAQFKKYKCPRMKSHLMVLMGEEYYHAKDYTKALKLLDYVMCDYRTERWWGLLTAILTTALRCAYLMASVKDYIIYCMELLGRASTLKEQQKERIEKNLLKVLKNEVPDSELDCDPSSVSAATLLWNDRMALSGSNEFSIEVQDYIPFIQCKAKFHSPSFHVDQPIQLQVFLRADCPHPVSLNKLAVSLSNQEYNPWCVVESSAQDSMNLLPGKTKCYSFSFVAKTEDVGKKIEITGVEVMLGSDSGRCVFVSWRGAGGDAASSHEALQASRSSRRWGRSAETCPEQDWNSVIMQHSTMIISRVPKISVKLSHQPPALSNEMYCIGLIVQSQEEGVAKDVKLTAGLKPGQDANLGHTTHVTVDGSKVCDDTAPALLPDVPLGDLKPGQQLESCIHVRCVSTGPRVFLFHVAYSIDTTVEGKHIVCKCHKDETVTIETVVPFEVSAKFVSTKFESLDRVAMDIPFLLMTDIISSSPWPLEIASSSLQLLHVTSNTAQLQSQLQEVVLQTAESASECFCLRCPPPPLTNSNNTVATGQYLISWRRKPSSADSPLIQTTVTLPHVILESVPLYIHADLPSVGRVRESLAVRYHIENRTAQVQEVEMAVEPSDAFMFSGLKQVRLRILPGSEQQMLYNYYPLMAGYQTLPQLNISLPRCPTTNTHTLRRFLPQRIFVKPQGRQPDDASIAAA from the exons ATGATGGCTGGTTCCCAGTGGGAGCTTCCTCCAGAGCTATGCTGTAGGCCCATGGCCTTTGTAGCTCTGACCGGTCTGGATGTGGTGTTCAATGCAGTGCACCGAGCCATCTGGGATGCCTTCTGTGCCAACCGACGAGCAGACAGAGTCCCAATCTCTTTCAAAGTGCTCCCAGGTGACCACGAGTACCCGAAATGTCGCACTAAG CGAACTTCCTACGAGTGGTACATCCCTAAAGGCATCCTGAAGACGGGCTGGATGAATAAGCATCTGAAcctagtacctgctctggtcgTTCTCTTCTATGAACTGGACTGGGATGACCcacagtggaaagaaaaacagtctgaaTGTGCCACAAAAGTGGAGATTGTCAG gACCAGTCTTCAGGGCAGGAACACCAAGGTGGCTGTGGTTTTAATTCAGAAGAAAACTCCTTTACCTCCAG GAGAGGACCTGGTAGCATCAGAGAGAGCAGCTGCTCTTTGTAATGCTTGTGATCTGTCTGGCAAGAGTCTCTTTGTGCTGCCGCACACTGACCACTTGGTGGGCTACATTATAAG GTTGGAGAACGCCTTCTATGAACATGCTCAGACATACTACTACACTGAGATTCGTCGTGTCAAATCACACAAGGAGTTTCTTAACAAAACCACACATCAG ctgctgtttgtcaGACACCAGTTTAAGATCGCTTTCTTCAGTGAGCTGAAACAGGACACACAGAACGCTCTCAA gTATTACAGAACTGCATACAGTCTTGTCCATGAGCTCAGAGCCCATGAAACCAACATGTTGGAAATCAAAACTATGGCTGGATTCATCAACTACAag ATCTGTCGTCTGTGTTTCCAGCACAACACTCCTCTAGATGCTATAGCTCAGTTCAGGAAACACATTGACCTGTGTAAGAAGAAGATTGGCAGTGCTGAACTGGCCTTTGAACACACTGCATGGATGTCTAAACA gTTCCAGTCGTTTGGTGAACTCTTTGATGAAGCAATAAAACTGGGTCTGACAGCCATCCAGACCCAGAACCCTGGTTTCTACTACCAGCAGGCTGCCTGTTACAGCCAGGAGAGGAAGCAACTGGCACAGCAGCTGTGTCAG GCTGGAGTGAGTTACCCTTCCCCGGATCCTCTGGACACTCAGAGTGGAGGACTGGACTTTTATGGACAGAGACCATGGAGACAAGGACACCAGA gtatTGATCCTCCAGATgcagagaaggagaagacaGGGATTCTGGCTCTGCAGATTAAAGAGAGCGATGTACCACATTCT GAGGTGATAATAGCGCTCCTCAGTAATGCTGTTGCCCAGTTTAAGAAGTACAAGTGCCCCAGAATGAAGAGTCACCTCA TGGTGCTTATGGGAGAGGAATACTACCACGCTAAAGACTACACCAAAGCTCTAAA GCTGTTGGACTATGTGATGTGTGACTATCGTACAGAGCGTTGGTGGGGACTCCTGACTGCCATACTGACCACAGCTCTGCGCTGTGCTTATCTGATGGCCAGTGTCAAAGATTACATCATATACTGCATGGAGCTTCTGGGCAGAG CTTCAACCCTGAAGGAGCAGCAAAAGGAGAGGATTGAGAAAAATCTGCTCAAAGTCCTGAAG AACGAGGTTCCTGACTCGGAGCTGGACTGTGATCCGTCCTCCGTCAGTGCAGCCACGCTGCTGTGGAACGACCGCATGGCTTTATCTGGATCTAATGAGTTTAGTATAGAAGTGCAGGATTACATTCCATTCA TTCAGTGTAAGGCCAAGTTCCACTCTCCCAGTTTTCACGTGGACCAGCCCATCCAGCTTCAGGTTTTCCTCCGAGCCGACTGTCCTCATCCTGTATCACTGAACAAGCTGGCTGTCAGCCTCAGTAACCAG gaGTATAACCCATGGTGTGTGGTGGAGTCGTCAGCTCAGGACAGTATGAACTTATTACCTGGGAAAACCAAATGCTACAGCTTCAGCTTTGTGGCAAAGACTGAAGACGTTGGCAAGAAGATTGAg ATTACTGGAGTGGAGGTGATGCTGGGCAGCGACTCCGgccgctgtgtgtttgtgagctggCGAGGAGCAGGTGGAGATGCAGCCTCCTCACATGAAGCGCTGCAGGCCAGCCGGTCCTCGCGCCGCTGGGGGCGGAGCGCAGAGACGTGTCCAGAGCAGGACTGGAACAGTGTGATCATGCAGCACAGCACCAT GATCATCTCCAGAGTCCCAAAGATCTCGGTGAAGCTGAGCCACCAGCCTCCTGCTCTCAGCAATGAAATGTACTGCATCGGCCTCATTGTCCAATCACAGGAGGAGGGCGTGGCTAAGGATGTCAAACTTACAGCTGGCCTCAAACCAG GCCAGGATGCTAACCTCGGCCACACCACACACGTGACAGTGGATGGATCAAAGGTTTGTGATGATACTGCACCTGCTCTGCTCCCTGATGTTCCGCTGGGAGACCTGAAACCAGGACAACAG CTGGAGAGCTGTATACATGTGAGGTGTGTGTCGACTGGACCGCGTGTGTTCCTGTTCCACGTGGCCTACAGCATCGACACCACAGTGGAAGGAAAACACATCGTCTGCAAGTGTCACAAg GATGAAACCGTTACCATAGAGACTGTGGTCCCATTTGAAGTGTCTGCCAAGTTTGTGTCCACAAAG TTTGAGTCATTGGACCGTGTAGCCATGGACATTCCCTTCCTGTTGATGACAGACATCATCTCTTCATCTCCTTGGCCTCTGGAGAtagcctcctcctctctgcagctcCTTCATGTGACCAGCAACACAGCACAGCTTCAGTCTCAGCTACAGGAAG tGGTTCTGCAGACTGCTGAATCTGCCAGTGAGTGTTTCTGTCTCCGttgtccaccaccaccactgaccaacagcaacaacacagtgGCTACAGGACAGTACTTGATATCATGGAGAAG GAAGCCGTCCAGTGCAGACAGTCCTCTCATCCAGACTACAGTCACACTACCTCATGTCATCCTGGAGTCTGTCCCGCTCTACATCCACGCTG ATTTACCATCGGTTGGCAGAGTCAGGGAGTCTCTTGCAGTGCGTTACCACATAGAGAACAGAACAGCTCAGGTGCAGGAGGTGGAGATGGCTGTTGAACCCTCTGATGCCTTCATGTTCTCTGGACTCAAGCAG gtGCGTCTCCGTATCCTCCCTGGCTCTGAGCAGCAGATGCTCTATAACTACTACCCTCTGATGGCTGGTTATCAAACACTGCCCCAGCTCAACATCAGCCTGCCCCGCTGCCCcaccactaacacacacactctgagaaGATTCCTGCCTCAACGCATCTTTGTCAAG CCTCAGGGTCGACAGCCTGACGATGCGTCCATCGCTGCAGCTTGA